The following proteins come from a genomic window of Fibrobacter sp. UWH4:
- a CDS encoding MetQ/NlpA family ABC transporter substrate-binding protein gives MNIVKISKVILSVAIAAAAAFSAEVIKVGATPEPHASILNLVKEDLAKAGYELKVVEFTDYVTPNEALESGELDANYFQHLPYLESFNKEKGTHLVNAGGIHVEPFALYPSKDSKKKVKSLKDLKKGGTIAIPSDPTNEGRALLLLQSAGLIKLDPKAGITATPIDIVDNPKKLKFKELEAASLPRILQDVDAAAINGNYAIPAGLNASTHGLFVENASSPYVNVVAVKAGNEKSAKIQALVNALKSEKVKNWIKGKYPKGEVVPVF, from the coding sequence CGCGTTTTCTGCCGAAGTCATCAAGGTCGGTGCAACCCCGGAGCCGCATGCTTCTATCTTGAACCTGGTAAAAGAGGACCTCGCCAAGGCGGGATACGAACTCAAGGTGGTTGAGTTTACCGACTACGTTACACCGAACGAGGCTTTGGAATCGGGCGAACTGGACGCGAATTATTTCCAGCACTTGCCTTATCTCGAAAGTTTCAATAAGGAAAAGGGGACGCACCTTGTGAATGCGGGCGGTATCCATGTGGAACCTTTCGCGCTTTATCCGTCGAAGGATTCCAAAAAGAAGGTGAAGTCTCTTAAGGATCTGAAGAAGGGTGGCACGATTGCGATTCCGAGCGACCCCACCAACGAAGGCCGCGCCTTGCTTTTGCTGCAGTCTGCGGGACTTATCAAGCTTGACCCCAAGGCGGGTATCACGGCGACTCCCATCGACATTGTCGATAACCCGAAAAAGCTGAAGTTCAAGGAATTGGAGGCGGCTTCGCTCCCGCGCATTTTGCAGGATGTCGATGCGGCGGCCATCAACGGCAATTACGCGATTCCGGCGGGGCTTAACGCTTCGACTCACGGCCTGTTTGTCGAAAATGCGAGCTCGCCTTATGTGAATGTGGTTGCCGTCAAGGCGGGTAACGAAAAGTCCGCAAAGATTCAGGCCTTGGTGAATGCGCTCAAGAGCGAAAAGGTCAAGAACTGGATCAAGGGCAAGTACCCCAAGGGCGAAGTGGTTCCCGTTTTTTAG